The proteins below come from a single Drosophila kikkawai strain 14028-0561.14 chromosome 3R, DkikHiC1v2, whole genome shotgun sequence genomic window:
- the Fntb gene encoding protein farnesyltransferase subunit beta has product MDPEEEPVFRNFQGLKARKFDDEKVSTTTSREQQKTEASVEKCFDRYDELVFTNPRLSQIFRLEHQYYLDAMLRRLPSNYECLDSSRPWCIYWILQAAQLLSFTFDDQTLDHVVQFLSKCRAPTGGFGGGPGQYAHLAPTYAAVNSLCIIGTQEAYRAIDRPTLVQFLFSVRDSDGSYRLHVDGETDVRGAYCAISCAKLLNLPEPVIRELFAGTGDWIAKCQTYEGGFGGAPDLEAHGGYTFCGIAGLALLNEADKCDRQALLQWTLRRQMSYEGGFQGRTNKLVDGCYSFWVGATIPIAQATLSGDDKEMEHTLFDVGALQEYILICCQKQNGGLIDKPGKPQDLYHTCYTLSGVSIAQHSESASCPQVMGDTINELLPTHPLFNIPPKSVAAARSHFSNSNDTEFVVSDADIKAEKKQDS; this is encoded by the exons ATGGATCCCGAGGAGGAGCCGGTCTTCCGCAACTTTCAGGGCCTGAAGGCCCGCAAGTTCGACGACGAGAAGGTGTCCACGACCACGTCCCGCGAGCAG CAAAAAACGGAGGCCTCGGTGGAGAAGTGTTTCGACCGCTATGACGAGCTGGTGTTCACCAACCCGCGCCTCAGCCAGATCTTTCGCCTGGAGCACCAGTACTACTTGGACGCGATGCTGCGCCGGCTGCCCTCCAACTACGAGTGCCTGGATAGCAGTCGACCCTGGTGCATTTACTGGATCCTGCAGGCGGCGCAGCTTCTTAGCTTCACTTTCGACGACCAGACGCTCGACCACGTGGTGCAGTTTCTCAGCAA GTGCCGCGCTCCCACAGGAGGCTTTGGCGGTGGACCCGGCCAGTACGCTCACCTGGCTCCCACGTACGCGGCAGTAAACAGCCTGTGCATCATCGGAACTCAGGAGGCGTACCGTGCCATTGATCGCCCCACGCTGGTTCAGTTTCTGTTCAGTGTGCGTGACTCGGACGGCTCCTATCGGTTGCACGTGGACGGCGAGACGGACGTTCGCGGCGCCTACTGCGCCATATCCTGCGCCAAGCTGCTAAACCTGCCCGAGCCTGTGATCCGCGAGCTATTCGCCGGCACCGGCGACTGGATTGCCAAGTGCCAGACGTATGAGGGCGGCTTTGGCGGTGCCCCTGACCTGGAGGCCCACGGGGGCTATACCTTTTGCGGCATCGCTGGTCTGGCGCTGCTCAACGAGGCGGACAAGTGCGACCGGCAGGCGCTGCTCCAGTGGACGTTGCGCCGTCAGATGAGCTACGAGGGTGGCTTCCAGGGACGCACCAACAAGCTGGTCGACGGCTGCTACTCCTTCTGGGTGGGCGCCACCATACCCATCGCACAGGCCACCCTCTCGGGAGACGATAAAGAGATGGAGCACACCCTGTTCGACGTGGGAGCCTTGCAAGAGTACATCTTGATCTGTTGTCAGAAGCAGAACGGAGGGCTCATCGACAAGCCCGGCAA ACCCCAAGATCTCTACCATACATGTTATACTTTGAGCGGAGTCTCCATTGCCCAGCATTCAGAGTCCGCCAGCTGCCCGCAAGTCATGGGCGACACCATCAACGAGCTGCTGCCCACCCACCCGCTGTTCAACATCCCACCAAAGTCAGTTGCAGCTGCTAGAAGCCACTTCAGCAATTCCAACGACACCGAGTTCGTCGTCAGCGACGCTGACATAAAGGCGGAGAAGAAGCAGGACAGCTAG